Proteins co-encoded in one Candidatus Hydrogenedentota bacterium genomic window:
- a CDS encoding SIMPL domain-containing protein (The SIMPL domain is named for its presence in mouse protein SIMPL (signalling molecule that associates with mouse pelle-like kinase). Bacterial member BP26, from Brucella, was shown to assemble into a channel-like structure, while YggE from E. coli has been associated with resistance to oxidative stress.), translating into MDKRMGIFRAAALFAILVVPAVARAVETPAIINTGSGTVTSPPGTVEFVFSRDFQAETVKAAIEAANLYLAEAQQSLRTGEMQPTEVAAIPASLLTYAPAAVTASVRARFSMAALNAPSTGPVQFGALCDKMTAAAATLGAVLRPPVLLPADRDFLADKAVALATENAYSQAEAVASAVKSAIYSVREAEILDITWTTSPVEEPGEVPQVGCTAKVRVTYLLAPAQ; encoded by the coding sequence ATGGACAAGCGTATGGGCATTTTTCGCGCGGCGGCGCTATTTGCGATACTTGTCGTCCCGGCAGTGGCCCGGGCGGTTGAGACCCCGGCCATCATCAACACCGGCTCCGGCACCGTGACCAGCCCGCCGGGCACGGTGGAGTTTGTCTTTTCCAGGGATTTTCAGGCGGAGACAGTGAAGGCGGCCATCGAGGCCGCCAACCTCTACCTGGCGGAGGCGCAGCAGTCATTGCGCACCGGCGAAATGCAGCCGACCGAAGTGGCGGCCATCCCCGCGTCCCTGCTGACCTACGCCCCCGCTGCGGTCACCGCGTCGGTCCGCGCGCGTTTCAGCATGGCCGCCCTCAACGCGCCCAGCACCGGACCTGTGCAATTCGGGGCGCTTTGCGATAAAATGACCGCCGCCGCCGCCACCCTGGGCGCGGTGCTCAGGCCGCCAGTCCTTTTGCCCGCCGACCGCGATTTCCTGGCCGACAAGGCGGTGGCGCTGGCCACGGAGAACGCCTATTCCCAGGCCGAGGCCGTGGCCTCCGCAGTGAAAAGCGCCATTTACTCCGTCCGCGAGGCGGAAATTCTCGACATAACCTGGACCACCTCCCCGGTGGAGGAGCCCGGCGAGGTGCCCCAAGTGGGATGCACCGCAAAAGTGCGCGTGACCTATCTGCTTGCGCCGGCCCAGTAA
- a CDS encoding PIG-L family deacetylase, which yields MNIVCIGAHPDDAEFYAGGAMILWSRLGHRVTAVSLTNGDAGHQSDPPALLAGRRAEEAREAARRGGYQAITMDAHDGELMPTLEMRREVVRLIRRLEADVVLTHRACDYHPDHRYTAVLVQDAAFMVTVPHVCPDTPALRSNPVFLYMMDAFAGTTPFRADLAVAVDAVLDEKWALLDAMPSQFYEWLPWLEGRLDEVSPTGDGAARLKWLAEFYGPVLAEMSGALRDALPRIHRGKADSIHWAEYFEICPFGRRPSEAELSLLCISDT from the coding sequence GTGAACATTGTCTGCATTGGCGCGCATCCGGACGACGCCGAGTTTTACGCGGGCGGGGCGATGATCCTGTGGTCGCGGTTGGGACACCGCGTGACGGCGGTCTCCCTGACCAACGGCGACGCGGGGCACCAGTCCGACCCCCCGGCGCTTCTTGCCGGGAGACGCGCGGAGGAGGCCCGCGAGGCGGCCCGGCGCGGCGGGTACCAGGCAATTACGATGGACGCCCATGACGGGGAACTGATGCCCACCCTGGAGATGCGGCGCGAGGTGGTGCGCCTCATCCGGCGACTTGAGGCGGATGTGGTGCTCACCCACCGGGCCTGCGACTACCATCCGGATCACCGGTACACCGCGGTCCTGGTGCAGGACGCGGCGTTCATGGTGACTGTGCCCCATGTCTGCCCGGACACCCCCGCGCTCCGGTCCAATCCAGTGTTTCTTTACATGATGGACGCCTTCGCGGGGACAACCCCGTTCCGGGCTGATTTGGCGGTTGCGGTGGACGCGGTGCTGGACGAAAAATGGGCGCTGCTGGATGCGATGCCGTCCCAGTTTTACGAATGGCTCCCCTGGCTGGAGGGGCGGCTGGACGAGGTATCCCCCACCGGGGACGGCGCGGCGCGTCTGAAATGGCTGGCGGAATTCTACGGCCCCGTGCTGGCGGAAATGTCCGGAGCCCTGCGGGACGCGCTGCCGCGTATTCATCGCGGCAAGGCGGACAGCATCCATTGGGCGGAATATTTTGAGATATGCCCCTTTGGGCGCCGCCCGTCGGAGGCGGAACTGTCACTGCTTTGCATTTCAGACACATGA
- a CDS encoding AI-2E family transporter, whose product MFDPVLKNPWVRFTAALAGLLLVVFVVWLLLPVLTPVIFAFIVAYCFHPLVVFFERRRIPRMVTILSLLLAGLLAALLLPLMIVPGVIGEADRLIGAARTGLGSGWAEDALDALPLREVVQYLGWAPEGVEDFDERAILAERLGEFVKGNAEQIIRSYGEAIAGAGRRAGVSAAQIVTSIGGWLLRMVGFLVDFSLFLFVAVYLMKDYERLVEGAASLVPPRHLAKTGEIMGKIDLQLRSFLRGQLIVCVCLGVLYGLGYFLSGVPFGVVIAVVGGAASIVPYVGPTLTLVPAALMTVLYYGLDWHLGGVVLTFLAVQTLESYFLTPRIVGHQVGLNPVWVIVSILVFSSALGLLGMLIAVPVAAVLKVLVLEGLVYYRRSPAFLEGSGPSSGS is encoded by the coding sequence ATGTTTGATCCAGTCCTGAAAAATCCCTGGGTGCGGTTTACGGCGGCCCTTGCCGGGCTGCTGCTGGTGGTGTTTGTGGTGTGGCTGCTCCTTCCCGTGCTGACGCCGGTGATTTTCGCGTTCATTGTGGCCTACTGTTTCCATCCGCTGGTGGTGTTTTTCGAAAGGCGGCGGATACCCCGGATGGTGACCATCCTGTCGCTGCTGCTGGCGGGGCTGCTCGCGGCCCTTCTGCTGCCGCTGATGATCGTGCCCGGCGTGATAGGCGAGGCGGACCGTCTCATCGGCGCCGCCCGCACGGGACTGGGGAGCGGCTGGGCGGAGGACGCCCTGGACGCGCTGCCCCTGCGGGAGGTCGTGCAGTATCTCGGCTGGGCACCCGAGGGCGTGGAGGACTTCGATGAGCGGGCCATACTCGCGGAGCGGCTGGGTGAGTTTGTAAAAGGCAACGCGGAGCAGATTATCCGCAGTTACGGGGAGGCCATTGCCGGCGCGGGCCGCCGTGCGGGGGTGTCCGCCGCGCAGATAGTCACCTCCATTGGCGGATGGCTGCTTCGGATGGTCGGGTTTCTGGTGGACTTCTCCCTGTTTTTGTTTGTCGCCGTTTACCTGATGAAGGACTACGAGCGGCTGGTGGAGGGCGCGGCCTCCTTGGTGCCGCCGCGGCATCTGGCGAAAACCGGCGAGATCATGGGGAAAATTGACCTGCAACTGCGTTCCTTCCTGCGCGGCCAGTTGATTGTCTGTGTTTGCCTGGGTGTTTTGTACGGGCTGGGCTACTTCCTGTCCGGGGTGCCCTTCGGTGTGGTCATCGCCGTGGTCGGGGGGGCGGCAAGCATCGTGCCGTATGTCGGCCCGACTCTGACCCTGGTGCCCGCCGCGCTGATGACGGTCCTGTATTACGGGCTGGACTGGCACCTTGGCGGGGTCGTCCTCACATTCCTCGCCGTCCAAACCCTGGAGAGTTATTTCCTCACCCCGCGCATTGTGGGCCACCAGGTGGGCCTCAACCCGGTTTGGGTCATTGTGTCCATCCTGGTGTTCAGCAGCGCCCTGGGCCTGCTGGGCATGCTGATAGCGGTGCCCGTGGCCGCGGTGCTGAAGGTGCTGGTTCTGGAGGGGCTGGTGTATTACAGGCGTTCGCCCGCATTTTTGGAAGGGTCGGGGCCGTCATCGGGCTCCTGA
- the pssA gene encoding CDP-diacylglycerol--serine O-phosphatidyltransferase: MKFPPLGARQRPRRFRPVNVAASVMTTMNLYMGVTSIFASIGLEFRWAAMCILMAIAFDMLDGFVARLTKTSSEFGKELDSLCDIVSFGVAPAVLVFMLYLPEGSQLVLSPRAGSIVGKTGSYMGIIYVICAALRLARYNTFQSNRHDSFIGLPSPAAGGSLAAYVLFLHYYYYQVLERDQMGSLVYAVGPMAVLFALLMVSTVRYPRNRFRALLLKPQHAFITLAFAAFVIAVVHYAVTRSVSLVLFPMAMAYILYGLLDSGWGWLTGRSEPPEPAGEDDSESDADLDPDLHDGEEEREEETGGPQEPDDGPDPSKNAGERL, encoded by the coding sequence ATGAAATTCCCCCCCCTCGGCGCCCGACAGCGCCCGCGCCGTTTCCGTCCGGTGAACGTGGCAGCCAGCGTCATGACCACCATGAACCTGTACATGGGCGTCACCAGCATATTCGCCAGCATCGGCCTGGAATTCCGCTGGGCCGCCATGTGCATCCTCATGGCCATCGCCTTCGACATGCTGGACGGGTTTGTGGCGCGGCTCACCAAGACCAGTTCCGAGTTTGGCAAGGAACTGGACAGCCTCTGCGACATCGTGTCCTTCGGCGTGGCGCCGGCCGTGCTCGTGTTCATGCTCTACCTGCCCGAGGGCAGCCAACTGGTGCTGTCGCCCCGGGCCGGGTCCATTGTCGGCAAGACCGGCTCCTATATGGGCATCATCTATGTGATTTGCGCCGCCCTGCGCCTCGCCCGATACAACACCTTCCAGTCCAACAGGCACGACTCGTTCATCGGACTGCCCTCGCCCGCCGCGGGCGGCAGTCTGGCCGCCTATGTGCTTTTCCTCCACTACTATTACTACCAGGTGCTGGAGCGCGACCAGATGGGCTCGCTGGTGTACGCCGTGGGGCCCATGGCCGTCCTCTTCGCCCTGCTCATGGTCAGCACCGTGCGCTATCCGCGCAACCGGTTCAGGGCGCTCCTGCTCAAACCGCAGCATGCCTTCATCACCCTGGCCTTCGCCGCCTTCGTCATCGCCGTGGTCCACTATGCCGTGACCCGCTCCGTGTCCCTGGTGCTTTTCCCCATGGCCATGGCGTACATCCTCTACGGTCTGCTGGACAGCGGCTGGGGGTGGCTCACCGGACGCAGTGAACCGCCGGAGCCCGCGGGTGAGGATGATTCGGAGTCCGACGCGGACCTGGACCCGGACCTGCACGACGGGGAGGAGGAGCGGGAGGAGGAGACCGGGGGGCCTCAGGAGCCCGATGACGGCCCCGACCCTTCCAAAAATGCGGGCGAACGCCTGTAA
- a CDS encoding phosphatidylserine decarboxylase family protein, with protein MNPEFSGWREGLMFYGPVIVAGLVLGVALRPWGYWWAGVPVVLLGVAMMLFFRDLPRTIAAEANELVSPADGTVVAIEDLEETPHYEGPCRRVSIFMSVFSAHVNRAPFESTVKDVRYLPGAYKDARRPDSSKINESNALWLDTPRGPVTVRQISGAVARRIVCPVKPGTALKKGEKFGMIRFGSRVELYLPPGTEVAAAMNQYVYAGTTILARFP; from the coding sequence CATTGTGGCGGGTCTGGTTCTCGGTGTCGCCCTGCGCCCATGGGGTTACTGGTGGGCCGGTGTGCCTGTGGTCCTGCTGGGGGTGGCGATGATGCTCTTTTTCCGCGACTTACCCCGCACCATCGCGGCGGAAGCCAACGAGCTGGTCTCTCCGGCGGACGGGACGGTGGTCGCCATCGAGGACCTGGAGGAGACGCCCCACTACGAGGGACCCTGCCGCCGTGTCAGCATTTTCATGTCCGTGTTCAGCGCCCATGTGAACCGGGCCCCCTTTGAGTCCACTGTCAAGGATGTGCGCTACCTGCCCGGCGCGTACAAAGACGCGCGGCGGCCCGACTCGAGCAAAATAAACGAGTCCAACGCCCTGTGGCTGGACACCCCGCGCGGGCCGGTCACGGTCCGGCAGATATCCGGAGCCGTGGCGCGGCGCATAGTGTGCCCGGTGAAACCGGGCACGGCGCTGAAAAAAGGCGAGAAGTTCGGCATGATCCGCTTCGGTTCCCGGGTGGAGCTGTACCTGCCGCCCGGCACGGAGGTCGCCGCCGCCATGAACCAGTATGTTTACGCGGGCACAACCATTCTGGCGAGGTTCCCATGA